A stretch of the Bubalus kerabau isolate K-KA32 ecotype Philippines breed swamp buffalo chromosome 11, PCC_UOA_SB_1v2, whole genome shotgun sequence genome encodes the following:
- the SLC5A6 gene encoding sodium-dependent multivitamin transporter isoform X1, with amino-acid sequence MSVGVSTAMPLPPTSDTNVVTSTFSLVDYVVFVLLLVLSLAIGLYHAYRGWGRHSIGQLLLADRKMGCLPVALSLLATFQSAVAILGVPSEIYRFGTQYWFLGCCYFLGLLIPAHVFIPIFYRLHITSAYEYLELRFNKAVRVCGTVTFIFQMVIYMGVVLYAPSLALNAVTGFDLWLSVLTLGIVCTIYTALGGLKAVIWTDVFQTLVMFLGQLAVIIVGSAKVGGLGHVWEVASQHGLISGIELDPDPFVRHTFWTLAFGGVFMMLSLYGVNQAQVQRYLSSRTEKAAVLSCYAVFPCQQVALSMGCLIGLVMFTYYQEYPMSTQQSQAAPDQFVLYFVMDLLRGLPGLPGLFVACLFSGSLSTISSAFNSLATVTMEDLIRPWFPHVSEVRATMLSRIIAFGYGLLCLGMAYISSQMGPVLQAAISIFGMVGGPLLGLFCLGMFFPCANPPGAIVGLLAGLIMAFWIGIGSIVTSMGSGRALSPPNGPSFSLSSNLTAVTMATLMPSTAASKPTGLQRLYSLSYLWYSAHNSTTVIVVGLAVSLLSGGMRGRTVDPRTIYPVLPKLLALLPLSCQKRLPCRAGSQDLSLEADIFPEKMSNGMLRGSRDQVAMAVPEEGPIQPGISPTFILQETSL; translated from the exons ATGAGTGTGGGGGTGAGCACCGCCATGCCCCTCCCTCCAACCTCAGACACCAATGTGGTCACGTCCACCTTCAGCCTGGTGGACTATGTGGTCTTTGTCCTGCTGCTGGTTCTCTCCCTTGCCATTGGGCTCTACCATGCCTATCGTGGCTGGGGCCGACATAGCATCGGCCAGTTGCTGTTGGCAGACCGCAAAATGGGCTGCCTTCCTGTGGCCCTGTCCTTGCTGGCCACCTTCCAGTCAGCTGTGGCCATCCTGGGTGTGCCGTCTGAGATCTACCGATTCGGGACCCAGTATTGGTTCCTGGGCTGCTGctatttcctagggctgctgatCCCAGCACATGTCTTCATCCCCATCTTCTACCGCCTGCATATCACCAGTGCCTATGAG TACCTGGAGCTCCGGTTCAATAAAGCTGTGCGTGTTTGTGGAACTGTGACCTTCATCTTTCAGATG GTGATCTATATGGGGGTCGTCCTCTATGCACCATCCTTGGCCCTCAATGCAG TGACTGGCTTTGATCTCTGGCTGTCAGTGCTGACCCTAGGCATTGTCTGTACCATCTACACTGCTCTG GGTGGACTGAAGGCAGTCATCTGGACAGATGTCTTCCAGACACTGGTCATGTTCCTGGGGCAGCTGGCGGTTATCATTGTGGGGTCGGCCAAAGTGGGCGGTTTGGGGCACGTGTGGGAAGTGGCTTCCCAGCACGGCCTTATCTCTGGAATTGA GCTGGACCCGGACCCGTTTGTGCGGCACACGTTCTGGACGTTGGCCTTCGGGGGTGTCTTCATGATGCTCTCCTTGTATGGAGTGAACCAAGCGCAGGTGCAGCGATACCTCAGTTCCCGCACAGAGAAGGCTGCAGTGCT ctcctgctaTGCCGTCTTCCCCTGCCAGCAGGTGGCGCTCAGCATGGGCTGCCTCATTGGCCTGGTCATGTTTACCTACTACCAGGAGTATCCTATGAGCACCCAGCAGAGTCAGGCAGCCCCTGACCAG TTCGTCTTGTACTTTGTGATGGATCTCCTGAGAGGCCTGCCGGGGCTGCCTGGGCTCTTTGTTGCCTGCCTCTTCAGTGGCTCCCTCAG cACCATATCCTCTGCTTTTAATTCACTGGCAACTGTTACAATGGAAGACTTGATTCGACCCTGGTTCCCTCATGTCTCTGAAGTCCGGGCCACCATGCTTTCCAGAATCATCG CCTTTGGTTATGGGCTACTTTGTCTGGGAATGGCCTATATTTCCTCGCAGATGGGACCTGTGCTGCAG GCAGCCATCAGCATCTTTGGTATGGTTGGGGGGCCACTGCTTGGACTCTTCTGCCTTGGGATGTTCTTTCCTTGTGCAAATCCTCCT GGTGCCATCGTGGGCCTGTTGGCTGGACTGATTATGGCCTTCTGGATCGGCATCGGGAGCATAGTGACCAGCATGGGCTCTGGCAGAGCACTCTCTCCCCCTAACGGGCCCAGCTTCTCTCTGTCCAGCAATCTGACTGCTGTCACCATGGCCACACTGATGCCCTCAACTGCCGCCTCAAA GCCCACGGGGCTACAGCGGCTCTATTCCCTGTCGTATTTATGGTACAGCGCTCACAACTCCACCACCGTCATTGTGGTGGGCCTGGCTGTCAGTCTGCTCAGTG GGGGCATGCGGGGCCGGACTGTGGACCCTCGGACCATTTACCCAGTGTTGCCGAAACTCCTTGCCCTCCTGCCCCTGTCCTGTCAGAAGCGACTTCCCTGCAGAGCCGGCAGCCAG GACCTCTCCTTGGAAGCCGATATATTTCCAGAGAAGATGAGCAATGGGATGCTGAGGGGCAGCAGAGACCAGGTGGCCATGGCTGTGCCTGAGGAAGGCCCCATCCAGCCGGGGATCAGCCCGACCTTCATCCTCCAGGAGACCTCACTGTGA
- the SLC5A6 gene encoding sodium-dependent multivitamin transporter isoform X2, with amino-acid sequence MSVGVSTAMPLPPTSDTNVVTSTFSLVDYVVFVLLLVLSLAIGLYHAYRGWGRHSIGQLLLADRKMGCLPVALSLLATFQSAVAILGVPSEIYRFGTQYWFLGCCYFLGLLIPAHVFIPIFYRLHITSAYEYLELRFNKAVRVCGTVTFIFQMVIYMGVVLYAPSLALNAVTGFDLWLSVLTLGIVCTIYTALGGLKAVIWTDVFQTLVMFLGQLAVIIVGSAKVGGLGHVWEVASQHGLISGIDSCYAVFPCQQVALSMGCLIGLVMFTYYQEYPMSTQQSQAAPDQFVLYFVMDLLRGLPGLPGLFVACLFSGSLSTISSAFNSLATVTMEDLIRPWFPHVSEVRATMLSRIIAFGYGLLCLGMAYISSQMGPVLQAAISIFGMVGGPLLGLFCLGMFFPCANPPGAIVGLLAGLIMAFWIGIGSIVTSMGSGRALSPPNGPSFSLSSNLTAVTMATLMPSTAASKPTGLQRLYSLSYLWYSAHNSTTVIVVGLAVSLLSGGMRGRTVDPRTIYPVLPKLLALLPLSCQKRLPCRAGSQDLSLEADIFPEKMSNGMLRGSRDQVAMAVPEEGPIQPGISPTFILQETSL; translated from the exons ATGAGTGTGGGGGTGAGCACCGCCATGCCCCTCCCTCCAACCTCAGACACCAATGTGGTCACGTCCACCTTCAGCCTGGTGGACTATGTGGTCTTTGTCCTGCTGCTGGTTCTCTCCCTTGCCATTGGGCTCTACCATGCCTATCGTGGCTGGGGCCGACATAGCATCGGCCAGTTGCTGTTGGCAGACCGCAAAATGGGCTGCCTTCCTGTGGCCCTGTCCTTGCTGGCCACCTTCCAGTCAGCTGTGGCCATCCTGGGTGTGCCGTCTGAGATCTACCGATTCGGGACCCAGTATTGGTTCCTGGGCTGCTGctatttcctagggctgctgatCCCAGCACATGTCTTCATCCCCATCTTCTACCGCCTGCATATCACCAGTGCCTATGAG TACCTGGAGCTCCGGTTCAATAAAGCTGTGCGTGTTTGTGGAACTGTGACCTTCATCTTTCAGATG GTGATCTATATGGGGGTCGTCCTCTATGCACCATCCTTGGCCCTCAATGCAG TGACTGGCTTTGATCTCTGGCTGTCAGTGCTGACCCTAGGCATTGTCTGTACCATCTACACTGCTCTG GGTGGACTGAAGGCAGTCATCTGGACAGATGTCTTCCAGACACTGGTCATGTTCCTGGGGCAGCTGGCGGTTATCATTGTGGGGTCGGCCAAAGTGGGCGGTTTGGGGCACGTGTGGGAAGTGGCTTCCCAGCACGGCCTTATCTCTGGAATTGA ctcctgctaTGCCGTCTTCCCCTGCCAGCAGGTGGCGCTCAGCATGGGCTGCCTCATTGGCCTGGTCATGTTTACCTACTACCAGGAGTATCCTATGAGCACCCAGCAGAGTCAGGCAGCCCCTGACCAG TTCGTCTTGTACTTTGTGATGGATCTCCTGAGAGGCCTGCCGGGGCTGCCTGGGCTCTTTGTTGCCTGCCTCTTCAGTGGCTCCCTCAG cACCATATCCTCTGCTTTTAATTCACTGGCAACTGTTACAATGGAAGACTTGATTCGACCCTGGTTCCCTCATGTCTCTGAAGTCCGGGCCACCATGCTTTCCAGAATCATCG CCTTTGGTTATGGGCTACTTTGTCTGGGAATGGCCTATATTTCCTCGCAGATGGGACCTGTGCTGCAG GCAGCCATCAGCATCTTTGGTATGGTTGGGGGGCCACTGCTTGGACTCTTCTGCCTTGGGATGTTCTTTCCTTGTGCAAATCCTCCT GGTGCCATCGTGGGCCTGTTGGCTGGACTGATTATGGCCTTCTGGATCGGCATCGGGAGCATAGTGACCAGCATGGGCTCTGGCAGAGCACTCTCTCCCCCTAACGGGCCCAGCTTCTCTCTGTCCAGCAATCTGACTGCTGTCACCATGGCCACACTGATGCCCTCAACTGCCGCCTCAAA GCCCACGGGGCTACAGCGGCTCTATTCCCTGTCGTATTTATGGTACAGCGCTCACAACTCCACCACCGTCATTGTGGTGGGCCTGGCTGTCAGTCTGCTCAGTG GGGGCATGCGGGGCCGGACTGTGGACCCTCGGACCATTTACCCAGTGTTGCCGAAACTCCTTGCCCTCCTGCCCCTGTCCTGTCAGAAGCGACTTCCCTGCAGAGCCGGCAGCCAG GACCTCTCCTTGGAAGCCGATATATTTCCAGAGAAGATGAGCAATGGGATGCTGAGGGGCAGCAGAGACCAGGTGGCCATGGCTGTGCCTGAGGAAGGCCCCATCCAGCCGGGGATCAGCCCGACCTTCATCCTCCAGGAGACCTCACTGTGA